The nucleotide sequence acaaattgggggggggaatatttataataatttctcaaacgtgtaaggaactaagtcaattgtacaagaaatcaacACATGCCCctattgacaaatgatcaaaggacatgaataggcagttttcagataaagaaatcagaactatcaattaacacatgaaaaaatattctaaatccctcctaattagagaaatgcaaatcaaaacagctctgaggtgcctcacaactagcagattggtcaGTAaaggacagtaaaggaaaataataaatgttggagggtatgcaggcaaaatagggacattactacattgctggtggagttatgaattgctccaactattctggatggcaatttggaactatgcccaaagggctttaaaagatccagccataccactgctgagtttataccccgaagaaataaaaaaaaaagacttgtatttatagcctcattctttctggtggcaaaaaattggaaaatgaagggatgcccttcgattggagaatggctaaataaattgtgatatctgttgatgatggaatactattttgctaaaaggaataatgaactggaggaattgcagtgaactggaatgacctccagaaattgatgcagagtgaaaggagcagaaccaggagaaccttatatacagagacagatatactgtggcacaattgaatgtaatggacttctctactagcagcaatgcaatgattctgagggacttatgagaaaaaaatactattcacatccaaagaactgtggtagtagaaatacagaagaaaaacaactgcttgatcatgtggttcaatgggggtatgattggggatgtagactctaaatgatcaccctagtgcaaatatcaataatatggaaatagatcttgatcaatgacacatgtaaaaccagtggaattgcctgtaggctatgggaggggagtggaaggaggggagggaaagaacatgaatcatgtaaccatggaaaaattttcttaataaatttaatttaacttaatttaaatttaatttaaaaaaataaaagattgcatgccctttgatccagcaatactactactgggtttgtacctcaaagagataaaatgaaaaaggtttgtagtaaaatattcatattgttttccaattttccaagcagtttttctcaaatagtggatttttgtcccaaaaattgggctctttgggtttatcatacactgttttgctgacatcacttaccccaagtctattccactgatcctcccttcagtCTCTTAGCCGGTACCATATtgggttgtttttggtttttttttagtttaaatattttatttttttagaaaaattttccatggttacgtgattcttgtttttactttccctgtCACCAACACCCCAAtatccaactcacatttccactggttttaacatgtgtgatcaatcaagacttatttacatattattgatagttgcattggtgtggtcctttccggtctacatctccaaccatgtctgcatcaacccaagtgttcaagcagttgtttttcttatatgtttcctctcctgtagttcttcctctgaatgtgggtagtgttcttttccataagttcctcagaattgtcctgggtcattgcattgctgccagtacagaagtccattacattcgattttaccacagtgtatcagtctctgtgtacaatgttcttctggctctgctcctttcactctgcatcaattcctggaggtctttccagttcacatggaattcctccagtttattattcctttgagcacaatagtattccatcaccagcatataccacaatttgttcagccattccccaattgaagggcataccctagttttccagttttttgccaccacaaatagcgtggctataaatatttttgtacaagtctgtttatctatgatctctttggggtacaaacccagcaatggtatggctggatcaaagggcaggcactcttttataactctttgggcataattccaaattgccatccagaatggttggatcagttcacagctccaccagcaatgcattaatgtcccaattttgccacatcccatccaacattcattactctccccttctctcattttagccaatctgctaggtgtgagttgatacctcagagttgttttgatttacatttctctaattattagagatttagaacactttctcatgtgcttattgatatttttgatttctttatctgaaaattgcctattcatgtcccttgcccatttatcaattggggattggcttgatttttttatacaaatgattcagctccttgtatatttgagtaattagactcctgtcagtgtttcttgttataaagatttcttcccagtttgctgtttcccttctgattttggttgcattgtttttgtttgtacaaaaattttaaatttaatataatcaaaattatttattttatattttgtaattttttctagctcttgcttggttttaaaattttccctttcccatagatctgacaggtatactattctatgttcacctaattttcttacagtttccttctttatattcaagtcattcacccattctgaatttatcttggtgtagggtgtgagatgttgatataaacctaatctctcccatattgttttccaaatttcccaacattttttgtcaaatagtagatttttgtctcaaaaattgggctctttgggtttatcatgcactgtcttgctgttgtcacttaccccaagtctattccactgatcctcctttctatctcttagccagtaccatatctttTTGATGACtgcagctttatagtatagtttaatatctggtactgctaggccaccttctttcacattttttttttcattatttcccttgatattcttaatcttttgttcttccaaatgacctttgttatagattttcctaattcagtaaaaaagttttttggtagtttgataggtatggtgctaagtaggtaaattaatttgggtagaatggtcatttttattatgttagctcatcctacccatgagcaatcaatgtttttccagttgtttagatctagttttaattgtttggaaagtgttttgtagttgttttcatataattcctgtgtttgttttggtagatagattcctaagtattttacattgtctagggtgattttaaatggtgtttctctttctacctcttgctgttgtgatgtgttggaaatatatagaaatgctgttgatttatgtgcatttattttgtatcctgcaactttgctaaagttgttgattatttctactagctttttagttgattctctaggattttttaagtagaccatcatatcatttgtaaagagagatagcttagtgtcctacttgcctattttaataccttcaatttctttttcttctctaattgctactgctagtgtttctagtacaatgttaaataatagaggtgatagtgggcatccttttttcacacCTCATCTtatattggaaaggcttctaatttatccccattgcatatgatgtttgttgatggcttaagatatatactgtttgttatttttaggaaaggtccttctattcctatactttatagtgttttcagtaggaatgggtgttatattttgtcaaaagctttttcagcatctattgagataatcatgtgatttttgtttgttagattgttgatatggtcaattatgtgaaagacaactctaacaattttttctttgaatgtggagagcattccccatcataaatttCTCAGgcttgtcccagatcattgcattgccaagtttttacagataatcatcgttcaatattgttgttactatgtgcagtgttctcccagttcttattttgctctgcataagttcctgcagatctttccaactttttctgaaatcatcttgcttatagGTAAGCAGTTTTATAGGACTTTCAGTTACTGATATTTGAAGTTGGATTTTTAAATAGGGAAAAGATGAGATCAGACAACATTAGCACATAGGTTCTTATAAATCTTTTGTTATTGAACAAAACAAGCATAATAGAAACATTGgaattctcttcaattaaatattaagagggcagctgggtggtgcaatggatagaatgctgagcctaaGTCAggctcttcccaagttcaaatctggccttagacacttactcggttaccctaagcaagtcacttaatattgttggcctcagtttcttcaaatgtaaatgagaagaagaagtaagtgacaaatcactctattatctttgccaagaaaacctcaaatggggacaCAACTGGaaggactgaataacaacaacaaagttttAAGAGGATATCTTTTATTCAAACAAAGCACAGAATATACTTAAACTTTTAACCTAGAGAGAAGTAGTAGGCTATATTTTTGAAAGTGCAAAAGTACATCATCATTTGCTGTGATTAAACAGGCAGAGTTGAACTAATCACTAATAGAGAAATAGAACAGATAGAGGTTTTCCACATGTTGACTGATAGACCAGAAGTACAATTGTGATTCAGAGCAATTATCAAACATTCTTACAGTTATGCTATTGTGAGGAAAACAACAGACCTGAGATCTAGCCTTTGCTCCTACTAACTGGGACTTTATTCAAGTGCTTCAACATTTCTGGGCCTCCTTTATATAAtgaagttttttggtttttttgtttttttttattttaaacccctaacttctgtgtattgacttataggtggaagagtggtaagggtaggcaatgggggtcaagtgacttgcccagggtcacacagctgggaagtgtctgaggccggatttgaacctaggacctcctgtctctgggcctggctctcaatccactgagctacccagctgcccctataaaatgaagttttagCAAAAGCTCTGGCTCATCTTCCTAACCCATACTGAAATGAACAGATCAGATCCAACTTCTACATGTCTCCTCATGTACACCATATTTGACCTTAAGGGTCTAGGGATAATCCTGAGGGGTTGTCAGCTTGTTACTTTAATATTGCCACATATGCACCCCCATATAGTATGCTTCCCCCAATATCAATTACCAGTTAATAGCTCCCTTTTTaccatttaaccaattaatatcaattagcttttataaaggaatatttacttagAAGATATAGCAATAATTGAAGTACAACATCTTCCTAAACCAGGAATACATTTACCACCTTGATCTCTAGGGAGGGTAGATTCAAATTTAAAGAAGTTTTTCAAGATGTTCTCcccaaggaggcagctgggtggttcagtggattgagagccaagccaagagatgggaggtcctgggttcaaatatggtctcagacacttcctagctatgtgaccttgggcaagtcacttaacccaaattgtctagccttaccactcttctgtgtaaGAGGTAAAAATTATGACTGAACtagatatttaagagttttggtcgCCAGGAATTGATTTTCACAATTCCAAATTAAAGACCCAACTGAGGatgatttttatggtaatttatttccaaataggaagagtgaataTAGGGAaaatgagatagatagatagatagatagatagagagagagagagagagagagagagagagagagagagagagagagagagagttagttacTCCAGCTTAGTCCAAAGGCCTGAACCAGGCAAGGCTTCAGAGGCTCAGCAAAgggaggcacagaggttaattaaataaggcttcCAGCCACGAGGTCTTCTCTAAGACAAGAAGCCTCTTCAgagaggctagtgcctccagaaatgCCAGGGAAAGGAAGTCAGCCCGAACTTACcaatgtgacaattcaaaggaagcagtctgaggtcttgAACCctagctcctccaaggccaagttcaaagagCAAAATCCCCTttacaggaagttaccatcatatttaaaagatagttctttgcttcacttcctgcatccaccctcCAGTTCTATGTGGctaaatggcagcctcaacctttTAAcagactgcccaggaggcagacgcttattttttatttgtcattcactagcacatgtgggtcatagatcTTCCTCCTcgccacttaattctaagttgggtggggtaacatattcctggtggctaaagtctaaagaatgaataggggtgagctaattccatcttcacatcTGCCTTAGAACAtgcttttgattctaagatggaaagtaagggtttaaaaaaaaaaaaaagatgttctcCCCAAGTTAATCTCTAAGTGTGGCATAAGCAATAACTGGTCTCTCCTTTATTGTCTTGATTTCCAGGTCAATTCAAAGATGTATTGGAAGAAGCAGATCATTCCTCAGGACTGACACctcaccatatttgtgtcttgCTGCTCTGATTGCCAAAGGACATGGCTCTCCCAAGTATTTGAAGCTCATGATATTGTAATCTAATCTTTTTCATCAATGGTACTCATTCAGCTTAGACCAGGGAAGactgaaagaaacaaaagaagaggTACCATGCAATCAGGACAGctacctttccctctcctctctctcccaatCCACAGCTTTTCTTCCTCAGAATCCACCAAGAAATAGAATTCATCTGCTTGAGCCTTAGTATACATAACTCTGATCTAGCTGCCAATTAGAAAGAAGGCTTTTAAGCACTAATGCAGTAAATtgaaggaaagaattagaaactgtaGATGTTCTGAAGCAGTAAGGGAAAGGATACACATTATACATTTCCAGAAATAGTCTCACTATGTGAATTGATAGCAAGCAAAGTATGCATCACATGCTTTAAAGATTATGTCCACTACATTCTAAATGATAAGGTTTAATAAATGAGAATTAAATTAGTAATACCTCCTATTTGCAAGGCAGTGTAAATGAATGAGttttctctgtcattttctgAGATGAAGGTTTTAATAGAAAAGAGGGGTAAGAGAACCTAGAACTCTAGATAACCAGGCCTGGGAGCCTAAGAGTAGGTAAACTTCACTGACTTAATTTTTGGAAAGAGAGTGTGATAGCAAGACCTCTGAGTAGTTTCTGGAGATACTTAATTTATAGACAACATCTGAAAAACTCCCAAGATCAGTGAGGATGATCATTTTTAAGGGAGATTATAGTGCTATCTTGGATTAATtctggtatgtttatttttaaggaTCCATCTTTCTGAAACAAAGTGATTTTGGAATAACTCCTAACAAGCTTTTTGGGTTTTTTAGGTTTGAATTCTCATCTCCAAGGAAGTGACCTTGTTCAGATGATTAGCTACATGGACAAAGAGGTATCTCCAGTATCAGAGAGATGGAAAATACTGAAGGAGAATATATTTTTAGATTGCTGCTGGGATAGGGGCTAATTTTGAGAACCCTTTAGATTCATCTGTGTGCATGGTAGAAATAGCAATGTTTTCATATTTCCTTTGAGGTGCCAAGCACTGGCAATGGCAGATGAGCACCATGAAATCCTTCTGGAAATTATTATTGAGGAAGCCATAAAAAAGAGGGTTGACACATGCGGAGGTCATGGCAGCCAGGTGACAGAACACAAATACTAGGTCGTGGTGGCAGTTCATCAGGGCTTCATGGTACCAATCAAAGATAGCATTGAAGAGGTTGAGGGGTAGCCAGCAAGCTCCAAAGGTCACCACAATGGAGATCAGCACAATGTTTATcctctttctttcactctctctggACCTTTCCACCTTCCCATTCCTCCTATGCAGGCATATCAGGATCCTCACATAGCAGACAAAGATGAATCCCAGGAGAAGGAAGTACTGGAGCATGAGCATGGAGGTGATGAAGAGGAGCTGGTGTCCTTTAGAGGGCCAGTCCTCCACGCAGGCCTTCTGGTCAGCGTAGAGGtcatgggggagggagaggttgaGGAAAGGCTCATTAGTAAAGTGGTAAAATAGGAAGAAGGGAACTGACAGCAGGAGAGAAAACAGCCAAATCATCATGATGCCCCAATAAGCATGAGATATGTTGGGTTTCCAGCCACGGGGGTTTACAATTAGCTGGTACCTTTCAATAGCAATTAAGACCAATGAAAATATGGAAACAGTGATGGAAACACTCTGTGCATAGGAAGTCAGTTTACACATGGTGTCTCCAAATATCCAGTAATCCATCAGAGTATAGATGACTGTAAAAGGGATACACATGACACACATCAGGATATCAGACAGGGAGAGGTTGGCAATTAGGAGGTTAGTGacatttttatcctttctctgctttttgatgatgatgatgatgagtgaGAGGTTTCCAAAAAGGCCGACAATTATGACTATGACATAAGCAATGACTACAATTAATAAGGCTAGAGAAGGCAGTGGACAGGATTCCAAGTAGAAAAACATAGAGGCGTTGGTCTTTGCTGTGGTTTGGTTAGAAACCATGTGGTTTAGAGAATTCTCAGAATAATTCATTCCATTAGGACTGGGGGAAGAATCAATCCTATTTTCCAAGGTAGAGTTGTAGGCATTTTCTTGTTTGGGACCTTGCTTAGAGGCTTCCAGAATGTATTCAGTAGCCTTCAGTCTTCCTTGTTCCCTGACTCTATGTGATGGAAATATTTTGACATAGTGAACATCTTCCTAGAATCCtgaaaggaaaacaacaacaacaacaacaacaacaacaacaacaacaacaacaacaaaaaaaaaaaaaacagtgctgTTACTGAAGGCTTAGATCTAGAGATTCCAATAGGATTCTAGGAaattatcctctctgtacatgtGCCTCCAGGAATGACTAGACTTAAATCAAATTCTAAGTCAAGAAAACCTCCTCAGTTTTCCTTAGAGATCATGAGAGATGTTTTTACAAAAGTTTACTCTACCCATCACCCACCTCCAGTATAAGCTGCCTGATCTGAACTTTAAAAGCTCATTATCTAGACCAAGCTATAAACTTTCCAGGCCTCTTCCTTCTttaacatttattcttttattctaggTAGTGATTAAAGGATACACCCTTTGGATTAAAGATTGTCTCCAGAGCCTCCTTCTAAAATGCAAATATAATTTGGAGAGGaaatacattttcctttatttctctctttgacTAGCTTTCTGGACAGCAGTCATTGTCAAACTGAaatagtgtaagattaaaaattaatatccaatataaGGGGCCCCCTAAATTTTACATAAGGATATCATAACCTACATAAGGATATCTAAGTCACTATGAAACCCGCAGATATCTTtagatatatttatgtataatattaatatacTTGTGAAAATTTGACACTCAATGATGAAGCTTTTAGAATGAGCAGAAGGGAAGTGTGGTGATATGGTACTCCCAGCCTCTGGCTGGGTCacaattattagctgtgttatGGAAGAAACATCTCCTCTCTGAGTTCATGCACTGGGGAACTGctacaaaatacatttatttaccATGCTGTAGAAATTATAGAGGTAAAACCCaagttttacttttattattatgtctcagaaaaacctgaaccAATGTGAAGAATATGACAAAGCTTCTTATAGGTAAAATTATGTCAGAGTGACACagaaataattcttttacatGTTGCAATCTTGTACATTCCTTTTAAGccataaaaagttttttaaaaagatagatcCATAATTCCATATTTCCTTCAACATCAtaatagaacaacaacaaaaaaaaaatagaacttaaaCAGTTCAAGGAATATTTAAGgttctgaaaaagaaatgtatctcCAAAAGAAGATATGTGGATAGAGAAGGACCCAGATGTATTTGGGGATGAAAAACCCACCTAGGACCTTCCCAGGACCAGTGAAGTACAAAAACCCTTGAGACTGTATGAAAAGacaagtttattttgcttattaaggTTAGGGAACTGATAGTTAAGATTCATTATGTCCCTGACTCTACACAGCGCTATCTCCACCCACTTTCTATGCCCCTCTCACAAGAAAGCTCTTCTGATCTTCTACAACCCTTCTTACCAGTTCCCTGATCTTATCTAACCCCCAAAACCACCTGACTAACTATCTCTACTAAGTATCTCAAATTGTTTATCAACTAACCTTAATTGTCCCTAAAAGGGCTAGTGAGAATGGACTCACAAGTGGACTGAGCCCTTCCCCAAGCCTGGAGTTGGCTTCTTAGGTAAaaaacccaaagtcccagatgtTAAACCCTTTGGTTTACCTTAGCCAAATTGCCACAGCCAAATTGTCCACAGCACTGCAGGGAAATCCAGATCTCCTCCTAGATATCTTCCAAGCCCAAACCCTCCAAGTTTCTCCATGAAACTAGTCAGGTTACAGGAGCTGATGGAGCAGCTGTTCTCCCTTCCAGTTCAGGGACAGGACCATTGTGTAACTCAGTTAactccccaaaccctcctctgCAGTGCCTTctccttctagaatcttttctCAAGGTTCCTGGCTaaactctcctctctctctctcctttcagagACAATTTTGCCGTTTTCCCTTATCCCTCTATTCTTACagttctttgtaaattttaacaTTATAACATTTTACATTATAGGGGACAAATTTCATCAGTCAGGTAAGATCACTATAAGACAGACTTTTAGTTAACCAAAATTTGTAGAAGACTGACCCTGAGTCCCAATTAATGAGATAAAAAATTTCCATAACATTGGATCCTACACAGGATCACAAAGTAGAAGTTGAAGAGGCTTAATGTCATCTAGTCTGGCTCCCCTTACCTCACCCCTTAAAGCATTCACAGAGATTGACCCAAAGAAGTAAAGATCTTGGGAGTGAAGTCAGAGAAGGAGCAAGAGGGGAGCAAAATGACCTTTTTTCTTCAACTTTTTAAATAGCTGATAGGTTATAAAAATCTGGAGGACTGTATTCTAATCCTGCTTTTGCCAc is from Gracilinanus agilis isolate LMUSP501 chromosome 2, AgileGrace, whole genome shotgun sequence and encodes:
- the LOC123235740 gene encoding neuropeptide Y receptor type 6-like is translated as MNYSENSLNHMVSNQTTAKTNASMFFYLESCPLPSLALLIVVIAYVIVIIVGLFGNLSLIIIIIKKQRKDKNVTNLLIANLSLSDILMCVMCIPFTVIYTLMDYWIFGDTMCKLTSYAQSVSITVSIFSLVLIAIERYQLIVNPRGWKPNISHAYWGIMMIWLFSLLLSVPFFLFYHFTNEPFLNLSLPHDLYADQKACVEDWPSKGHQLLFITSMLMLQYFLLLGFIFVCYVRILICLHRRNGKVERSRESERKRINIVLISIVVTFGACWLPLNLFNAIFDWYHEALMNCHHDLVFVFCHLAAMTSACVNPLFYGFLNNNFQKDFMVLICHCQCLAPQRKYENIAISTMHTDESKGFSKLAPIPAAI